The Oncorhynchus nerka isolate Pitt River linkage group LG11, Oner_Uvic_2.0, whole genome shotgun sequence genome includes the window aGATGTTTCACCCGAACAGTAGAAGCattgtcactgtctccctctctttgccaGCTGTGTGTATCACTTACTGCTTGCCTTTGATGCCTGGGTCCTTACTGTATCTCTTCTTCCCAGctagtatagtgtgtgtgtgtgtgtgtgtgtgtttgagtcatTCTGACAGAATATACTAGTCTGTCAGTATATTAACTCCTCCCGTTCTCTCCCCCAGCCGGGTCTGCCCCTGTCAGTGGTGTGTGAGATCTGTGCAGAGGGgaaccaggagggaggagaggggccaGTCTTCGCCCTCACCCTCATGGAGTGTTCCAACTGTGCCCAGATAGCCCACCCCGCCTGCCTCAAGGTAACCCCGACACTCTCCTCAAACTATACCCTACCTTCAAGTTTCAGCTTGATTTCCCATATGTAATAAATGCATGTTTGAAATCTTACTCACCAGAGGTCTCACAATCAAATCGGCATTAAAACACACAtcactttttgttgttgtctgacaTCAGTACAGATGGAGGTTAAACTGTCCCTTGATCTCTCTGTTGGTTCTCAAACAAAATGCTCTACACTTCTCTGAccacctctctcttgctctctctgtctctctacctctgtctctctacctctctgtctctctaggtaACAGGGGATGGTGTGGTGAATACAGATCTGCCCAGCTGCTGGGAGTGTcccaaatgtgttctgggaatcaCAGACACTGAGGTAGACCCTCctctatctacacacacacacacacacacactgtgtcccGGCTAGCTAACGGCCGTGACTCTCTCCCTGTGCTGTGTCAGTCTTCGGGCACCGATGATGATGACAGTGGGGCGTCCGTTGGCCTCGGCGCTGGCGTGAGCCCCCTCTCCGCCACcgccctctcctccacccagggGCCTCTAGGGGTCTCCATGGAGCCAGGCTCTGCTCCTGGGTTGGGGGACGAGGGCTGGGGCAGGGCGATACTGCTATACCCAGGGCTGGTTcccaaccccccctcctcctGGTTCTCTGAGAGGCGCCCCTTCCCTCCCCTGGGCAGCTACTACTAGAGCAGTACGGCCTCAAGCGGGCGGGGAGATGGGCAAGCGGGCGTAGGAAGAGGGTGAGAGGCCTACCGCCGCCACCGTCCTTCCCCCCCGCCCGTTACCTCATCATCACTCACctatcactgctctgactgaCGTGGGGAGGGGCTGGGGTAAACGTGGGGCTTTGGGCTCCACAAATACTGTCTGAATGTAGAAACCTTTGCTTTAGAGTTGATATCAGATACTTTATCTGTGCTGGTTTTCAGCTTGCCTGGCTTAATGGACTAATAGAAAagtctggcactccaggcagactcAAGACTTCAACTATTTGAACCTAGGTCTAGTCCATGTATTTGCGAGACGGTATTTGTGGAGCAGAAAGTGTTTGTAGCCTGAACAAAAGCCCAGTGCATGTGGAGGTTGAGCGAGAGAAACAGCAGCTTGTGATGTGAATGTGCTTGTCTGTCTTCAGTGCAGCAGGCATTATGTCAACAGAAATGTTACAGTATTCAATGAACAGTGAATTTCTGTTGCAttgatgtttttctttttttgatTTCAGGTGAAGGAGGACAAGAATAAAATGTTACACGCGGTAAGTATGGCAGCCAATAAAAAAATGTGTTCAATTAAACTGAAGACAGTTTTTCACCCTTTCCCTAAAGGATACTtcgctccctctcctttcctctctcctttccttgctcctttcctctgccctctttcATTTTCTcatttctccctccttccttccagaAACGCAAGTCTTCTTCGTATCTCGACGGCCGCATCGCCAAGATCTACCGTCGCCGTGGTCACAGCCGAGACGACGACGACTCGGGCAGCGATGATGACGATGACGATGAAGGTTCTAGGGGTGGAGGAGGCGGCGCGGGACAGAAGATGTCCGGGCCACGCCCTCGCGGCAGTGGCTCCGCCTCTCGGAGAGGCTATGGGACTGGGAGGCGGGGCATTTGGAGAGGCTCCTCCCACAGAGGAGGGGCAGGCCGCGGGAGTGGGCTTGCCCCTCACTCCTCCCTGAAGATGAGGCGCGGCAGAGGAGGGCTAGGGGCGGgccgaggggatagagagggggggcgTAGGGAGAGGGGCGGGAGAGTGCGCCTCCGGGGAGGCACCAGGATGCAGAGACGCAGGGACGAGtcagaggatgatgatgatgatgacgacgagGAAGATGACGACAGCGAGGAAGATCGGCAGCATCACCACCGGCAACGCCGCAGGAGGAGGAGAACGGACGACGATGAGGAAGACGATGATGAGGAAGACAGCTCGGCCCGGgacctggagggggaggatgaggacGTAGCGGATGAAGACGAGGATGAGGAAGACGATGAGAACAGGTCAGACTCTGAACCAGAGCCTCCCGTCCTCCTGGTGTCTGACCTTAACGACGACCTCCTAAACGGCTCATACCTGACAGTGACCCTACAGCGCCCCCCCAGGGCCAAACGCCACCCCGGCTCCATCGTGCCCAAGCTGGAGGCCGCCATGTCTCCCAGAACCCACGGCGGCGGTCCAGGTTACGTCCAGCATAAAACCCTCGGGAAGACGCGGCACAAAAACGGCACGGTCGCCGCCGGCAACGGCCTGGCCCAGCCCGCCAAGAATCCAGTCGGCCGGCCGCCTCGTCACCGTATCAACAATCCCCACGGCGACACagcagacagggaaagagagagggacactgCCTCTCATTCCTACTCTGACTCCTcggcctcccccacccctcctccccactcctcccactctccttccTCGCTCCTGTCGCTTCCCTCCTTCAAGGATGTAGGAAACgagaaaggaggggagaaggaggtgtGGGTGGCGGTGTTCCGTTACCTGAGCCGAGCCGAGCTGGTTAGCTGTATGGCTGTCTGTAAGGCCTGGTACAAATGGTGAGTCAcacaatgtctgtctgtctaattagATTCCAATTCACAGCCATAAGCATGGCTTGTTAGTGATTGGGGGGGGAAATCTACACAGTTGCATATTGGGATATTATTTTTGGCGAAATATATTATTAACAATATCGCAATATTTTCTGCTAGTtggcttgttctccatctttttaaatatggagccaatttgttttcagcactttatttccatgactgatccaAACTGCTTTCTCGTGGCTCTGTTGTCTCTTCAACAGACATctatatggtgagcaatatgtttggaacatcgaatcgcaataaaATGACCCTATCCAATCGCGTTACTTATAGAATCGCAGtccatatcgtatcggcacctaaaTATTGCGAtcatatcgtgaggtccctggcaattacCAGCCCTGCTTATTGTTTCTATAGACAAAGGAGTTTATTTCCTGTTTCTGGTTCAACGCAGCTTTGGGATATTTTCTTCCTTTTTAAAATGGCACATGACACTCTCCTTATTCTGTGGACCAAAGGGCACTTTCTGTGGGGCTTCTCCACGGCGCGTGTGGTTTTTacaccagagacaggagacaATCATGTCATTTTTAATGGATGAAAAATACTAAAGCTGCGTTGAAACAGAACCAGGAAACCTCCTTTTATCTGACATCCTCATCCTAACTATCCTCGTTTCTgtacccctctcttccctctccctcctctctgtaggaGTTGTGACAAGCGTCTGTGGAGTGGTGTGGATGTATCGcggtgtccctccctctcctcccaggcCGTGCAGGGCATCATCAAACGCCAGCCCACCTCCCTGGACCTTTCCTGGACCCCCGTGTCCAAGAAACAGATCACCCTGCTCATACACCGCCTGccaggtaggacacacacacacatatatatatatatatatatatatatatataaactactgcacagacacaccaacagtctacacacacacaccttaccatCACAAGTTGAATTAAAaccttctccatcctctctctctaccccccccgtCTCTTCTCTCAGGTCTGAAGGAGTTGATGATAGCAGGTTGCTCCTGGTCGTCCATGTCAGCCCTGTCCACCCCCAGCCTGCCGTGCCTCCGTACCCTGGACCTGCGCTGGGCAGAGGGGGTCAAAGACACCCAGATCAGGGACCTGGTCATACCACCAGGTCACTCGTCAATACTGACTGACTAACAGGGGTGTTGGGAGTTaaacctctctccttttcctacAGGCCGTTATGACTGCAGCAGGCCACTGGTGCCGTGTGTGTTTGACTATAGTAGTTTGAGGAATTATGTAGCTGCTTCACCTCCCCTATGATGAATGAATCTAGCGTTTTTAGGTGGTTGGGTTTGGTGAGTAAGTATTTTATATTGAATGGGGTGGGTGTGTGACGGTACTGAACGcatctaacccctctctccctgcaggCTGTGACAGTCGGTCTCGGCTGCGTGGCTGTGTGGCGCTGCGTCTAGCCGGCCTGGACATCAGTGACTCCACCCTGAGGCTGATTCTCCGTCACATGCCCCTGCTAGAGCGGCTGGACCTGGCCCACTGCAGGGACCTCACGGACCAGTCCATCTGCCTGCTCACCGCCGCCGGCACAAACACACGCAACACGCTCATGGAGATCAACCTCGCAGGTAGGCACGCACACCCATGGAATGCATAGAGATGAACCTTGAAGGTACACACAACCCACATGTGAATTTGCAATGGCTGAGATCAGCCtcgcaagtacacacacacacacaggcactcattTCCCTCATACAGGTTGTACACCTCTGTCTcagccctccttccccctcctcccccaggctGTAACAAGCTGACGGACGGCTGTCTGGCGTACCTGAAGAGGGCGTCTGGCCTGGCGCTGCTGGACCTGCGGGGCTGCAAAGGTGTGACGCTGCGGGGCTGTGAGGGCTTCATCTCGGACCTCTCTCACTGCGTCCTGTTCTGTATGACGGAGGAGAAACTCATTCAGAGGATATCGTAAAACTCACCACGTTCTTACCCCTACGCAAGGGGCACGTAGAGACCccgtgccagccagccaggcagggggagagatggggagcagCCAACACCCCTCCCCCGAAAAGGAGAACAAACGCCCCCAAAAAAAGGAGGGCGAGctaaaaacaaaagtgaaaagacGTTCCCACTCCTCACttgggatgagaggggaggatgaggagaggggaggggaggatggagggatggtgtaaggagaggggagaatgtgCTGTTGCAGCATCATGTTTATTAGGAGGGTTAGGAATGATATGGATAGCACAGAGACACTTGCTAGTGTTGTTCACGCAACAGGGCTGAAAATGGGAAccctgggcctcccgagtggtgcagtggtctaaggcactgcatcgcagtgctagctgtgccactagagattctggttcaagtccaggctcagTCGCAGCTGGACgtaaccgggagacccatgaggcggcgcaaaattgtcccagcgtcgtccgggttaggggagggtttggccggccatgatgtccttgtcccatcacgcactagcgactcctgtggcgggccgggcacaatgcacgctgacacggttgccaggtgtacggtgtttcctccgacacattggtgcggctggcttccgggttaagcgggcattgtgtcgagaagcagtgcggcttggttgggttgtgtttctgaGGACGcacgaccttcgcctctcccgagtccgtacgggagttgcagcgatgagacaagactgtaaactaccaattggataccacgaaattggggagaaaaaaggttGAACAAAGAAAATGGGAACCCTATGGATTGAATGTGGGTTTTTGTGCAACATGGTCTACATGAAGTGGAGTGAATCAGGGTTTAGGTTTCGGAAGGGGACTGGGGAAGACCCAGACATGACTGGTGTGTCCCACTAGGTCCAGACTCTATGCCACACTGTCCAACACTTCCACGGACTCCTTGGGGAAACCGAGCCGTCGGGACTCGGAAGCACcgagggggtggtgatgatgatgaaatGCAAACGGGTGCCAACACGTTCCTGGAACCCCCCCCATTTCGGCTCTCATTGTCTCAGCTCTTCTTTTCGCGCCATCCTCACCTCTGTTCCATACGCTTACAGCCATGAGTTTTGTTGGATAAAAAACGTACTGTATCTCTCATTGGTTACATCCAAAACGGAACCCTGTTcctcatagtgcactactacagagccctggtcaaaggtagtactctatatatggaatagggtgctatttgggacgaaTACGTTGTTTCTCTTCAGTTTTACTTGACTCCATTTCTGACTACCAGCCACTACAGGTCTTAACTTTGCTTCTTTGAATTCCCTCATTTGACCGACTATTTTCCTCCTGTCATTTTAACGTCTTTCCCTTCTGTCAGTCTTTTTACAGGTGTAATGTTTTGTTCCTCCCTCAGTCTCTGTCCCCTATAATTTTATTGTTAACAATGTTGAACCGGGGGCTCTTGGGTTGGGTGCGTCGCAAatgtcaccctagacccaatatagtgcacttacTTTTGAaaagtatatagggaatagggtactatttGGGACGTGATCTTGGTGAATTGTTTTGGTTGCCCTACTGCAGTTGCTCAATGGGACTGTAATGTGCCTGTAGCATTGCAATCAATTATATAATTATTTtctgaaatgttttattttgtgGTTTTtacaagaaagaaaaaaaattaaaacaaaaATCTGAAATGAATAGTGTGTGTGCACGTCTTGATTGAAATTATGTTGAGGTCAGTTGCCaagtacagtgccagtcaaaagtttggacacacctactcattcaagggtttttcttaatttttactattttctacaatatagaataatagtgaagatgtgacacatggaatcatgtagtaaccaaaaatgtgttaaacaaataaataataaaacccttacacagcctggaggtgtgttgggtcattgtcctgttgaaaaacaaatgatagtcccactaagcacaaaccagatgggatatcgctgtagaatgctgtggtaggttGGTTAAGTGtatcttgaattctaaataaatcactgaccatgtcaccagcaaaacaccatcacaccaccacctccatgcttcacagtgggaatcacacatgctgagatcatccgttcacctacactgcgtctcacaaacacagcagttggaaccaaaaatctcacacttgggactcatcagaccaaaggacagatttccaccggtctaatgtccattgctcgtgtttcttggtccaagcaagtctcttcttattatttgaAAGCGGTATATAAAACAACTTCATACATGCTTCTGTTGGGTAAATATCTATGTAGGTAGAGTACTTCCTCTGTAACAATGTCCTATAGAGGGTTCAGgttggaggagaaggagaaagtgtTGAGCTTGTATCCCGTTCCACTGTAGAACTTATTCTGGTCCTCCACCCTGGGAAGAAAGACAATGGGAATATTAGGGATGGAGAATGGAGTGGTGTAAAGGACGTCACGCTGCTTATTCTGCAACTCCACCCTGGGAAGAAAGACGATGGGAATATTAGGGATGGAGAATGGAGTGGTGTAAAGGACGTCACGCTGCAACTCCACCCTGGGAAGAAAGACGATGGGAATATTATGGATGGAGAATGGAGTGGTGTAAAGGACGTCACGCTGCTTATTCTGCAACTCCACCCTGGGAAGAAAGACGATGGGAATATTAGGGATGGAGAATGGAGTGGTGTAAAGGACATCACGCTGCAACTCCACCCTGGGAAGAAAGACGATGGGAATATTATGGATGGAGAATGGAGTGGTGTAAAGGACATCACGCTGCTTATTCTGCAACTCCACCCATGGAAGAAAGACGATGGGAATATTAGGGATGGAGAATGGAGTGGTGTAAAGGACGTCACGCTGCTTATTCAGCGACTACCACTTCCTCCTGACATGACTCGCGCTGAGGCTCGAACCAAGGACCTCTGCTTTGCTAGCACACGTGACTGCGCTCCCGAAGCGTCTTACCAGTCCGCGCCACCGACACGGTTCACAATTCTGCGACACTTCGGGCTGAGACGTTTCATACATCcccgtgtgtgttgtgttgggcgTGGGATACAAATCCACTGGTTGTGTGTGCATTATTTCATGTGTTTGTACGCCTGTGTGAGGGTGAGAGATGGAAGACATCGATAGGTCATTCACATACCGTTGCCCAAGAGAAATGGAACACATTGTGACCCACCAGTGCAATCTGAGCGCGTGCAGGAAGGCGGACAGCCCCTCCATGACGAGCAGGACGGAGACGGTGAGTGTGGCAAAGAAGGAAAAGATGACGGCTAGAACTACAGATCCCATGTAGCCCTGCCACGACAGGCTGATGCGTATCACCATCACCCATAGCACCTCCGACAgctctgcaacacacacacacaactggtaTTATGCCGTGTTCAaagcaactgggaactctgaaatctctgacttcagtgcgttcgagacaactgggaactcggaaaaaaacTAGCTTAGACTGAAAAATTGTTTTGAATATTCATCCAAGTCAGAATTCCAGGACGGAAACTCTGTCATCTTTCTAGAGCTTCTGAAGCTCACATGATTTGATCtcgtttttttttcaaagttctCCGTTGTCTTGAAAGAACCAGTATGCAAAAAGCATACAAATACATGTGGGCTCTTTtttatatagagtaccagtcaaaagtttggacacctgctcattcaagggtttttctttatttttactattttctacagtgaAGACAAACTAGGAAAtttaacacatggaatcatgtagtaacccaaaaagtgttaaatcaaaatatattttagattcttcaaagtagccaccctttgccctgatgacagctttgcacacatggCATTCTCTCTCTTCATGAGAAATGCTTTTCGAagcgtcttgaaggagttcccacatatgctgagcacttactgggcacttgttggttgcttttccttcaccttgcggtccaactcatcccaaaccatctcaattgggttgaggtcgggtgattgtggaggccagatcatctgatgcagcaccatcactctccttggtcaaatagcccttgaggtgtgtttggggtcattgtcctgttcaaAAACAAATGCTAATCCCA containing:
- the kdm2aa gene encoding lysine (K)-specific demethylase 2Aa isoform X1, producing the protein MGGFAVANQDQSSYPENVSRQCKAPGVKTQQKPGGRLAPSTVLEQAYSIMVRSGTRRRYHDDGISDDEIEGKRTFDLEEKLTSERFTSDRVKRMEGKDLTFEYIQRGGLRDPIIFEKPDGLGIKMPDPDFSVNDVKIFVGSRRMMDVMDVSTQKGIEMSMAQWRRYYETPPSQRDKLYNVISLEFSHTKLENLVQRPASVDIIDWVDNMWPRHLKERQRDSTNSITDMQYPKVQKYCLMSVQGCYTDFHIDFGGSSVWYHILRGGKVFWLIPPTPQNLELYEDWVLSGKQGDIFLGDKAQDCQRIELKQGYTFMIPSGWIHAVYTPVDTLVFGGNFLHSFNIPMQLNIYSIEDRTRVPAKFRYPFYYEMCWYVLERYLFSLTNTSYLTPDFQKHSLGIGLTRDPSTCESVNGHTQEEDEEEAPSTPGFAGVKVHLTPFELEGLWNLLGKLESLPSQKNCVPAGIHDAPALLHDIRALLKEHANDIPKLSYTGTPIVKWPKRPSWYQPPPPPPPVARPKLSATVVTPRPQKPASSMSVLRRRRVRCKRCEACVRTECGDCNFCRDMKKFGGPGKLKQTCVLRQCLAPGLPLSVVCEICAEGNQEGGEGPVFALTLMECSNCAQIAHPACLKVTGDGVVNTDLPSCWECPKCVLGITDTEVKEDKNKMLHAKRKSSSYLDGRIAKIYRRRGHSRDDDDSGSDDDDDDEGSRGGGGGAGQKMSGPRPRGSGSASRRGYGTGRRGIWRGSSHRGGAGRGSGLAPHSSLKMRRGRGGLGAGRGDREGGRRERGGRVRLRGGTRMQRRRDESEDDDDDDDEEDDDSEEDRQHHHRQRRRRRRTDDDEEDDDEEDSSARDLEGEDEDVADEDEDEEDDENRSDSEPEPPVLLVSDLNDDLLNGSYLTVTLQRPPRAKRHPGSIVPKLEAAMSPRTHGGGPGYVQHKTLGKTRHKNGTVAAGNGLAQPAKNPVGRPPRHRINNPHGDTADRERERDTASHSYSDSSASPTPPPHSSHSPSSLLSLPSFKDVGNEKGGEKEVWVAVFRYLSRAELVSCMAVCKAWYKWSCDKRLWSGVDVSRCPSLSSQAVQGIIKRQPTSLDLSWTPVSKKQITLLIHRLPGLKELMIAGCSWSSMSALSTPSLPCLRTLDLRWAEGVKDTQIRDLVIPPGCDSRSRLRGCVALRLAGLDISDSTLRLILRHMPLLERLDLAHCRDLTDQSICLLTAAGTNTRNTLMEINLAGCNKLTDGCLAYLKRASGLALLDLRGCKGVTLRGCEGFISDLSHCVLFCMTEEKLIQRIS
- the kdm2aa gene encoding lysine (K)-specific demethylase 2Aa isoform X2; its protein translation is MEDKRRPRFSKRLRSGTRRRYHDDGISDDEIEGKRTFDLEEKLTSERFTSDRVKRMEGKDLTFEYIQRGGLRDPIIFEKPDGLGIKMPDPDFSVNDVKIFVGSRRMMDVMDVSTQKGIEMSMAQWRRYYETPPSQRDKLYNVISLEFSHTKLENLVQRPASVDIIDWVDNMWPRHLKERQRDSTNSITDMQYPKVQKYCLMSVQGCYTDFHIDFGGSSVWYHILRGGKVFWLIPPTPQNLELYEDWVLSGKQGDIFLGDKAQDCQRIELKQGYTFMIPSGWIHAVYTPVDTLVFGGNFLHSFNIPMQLNIYSIEDRTRVPAKFRYPFYYEMCWYVLERYLFSLTNTSYLTPDFQKHSLGIGLTRDPSTCESVNGHTQEEDEEEAPSTPGFAGVKVHLTPFELEGLWNLLGKLESLPSQKNCVPAGIHDAPALLHDIRALLKEHANDIPKLSYTGTPIVKWPKRPSWYQPPPPPPPVARPKLSATVVTPRPQKPASSMSVLRRRRVRCKRCEACVRTECGDCNFCRDMKKFGGPGKLKQTCVLRQCLAPGLPLSVVCEICAEGNQEGGEGPVFALTLMECSNCAQIAHPACLKVTGDGVVNTDLPSCWECPKCVLGITDTEVKEDKNKMLHAKRKSSSYLDGRIAKIYRRRGHSRDDDDSGSDDDDDDEGSRGGGGGAGQKMSGPRPRGSGSASRRGYGTGRRGIWRGSSHRGGAGRGSGLAPHSSLKMRRGRGGLGAGRGDREGGRRERGGRVRLRGGTRMQRRRDESEDDDDDDDEEDDDSEEDRQHHHRQRRRRRRTDDDEEDDDEEDSSARDLEGEDEDVADEDEDEEDDENRSDSEPEPPVLLVSDLNDDLLNGSYLTVTLQRPPRAKRHPGSIVPKLEAAMSPRTHGGGPGYVQHKTLGKTRHKNGTVAAGNGLAQPAKNPVGRPPRHRINNPHGDTADRERERDTASHSYSDSSASPTPPPHSSHSPSSLLSLPSFKDVGNEKGGEKEVWVAVFRYLSRAELVSCMAVCKAWYKWSCDKRLWSGVDVSRCPSLSSQAVQGIIKRQPTSLDLSWTPVSKKQITLLIHRLPGLKELMIAGCSWSSMSALSTPSLPCLRTLDLRWAEGVKDTQIRDLVIPPGCDSRSRLRGCVALRLAGLDISDSTLRLILRHMPLLERLDLAHCRDLTDQSICLLTAAGTNTRNTLMEINLAGCNKLTDGCLAYLKRASGLALLDLRGCKGVTLRGCEGFISDLSHCVLFCMTEEKLIQRIS
- the kdm2aa gene encoding lysine (K)-specific demethylase 2Aa isoform X3, coding for MLERSGTRRRYHDDGISDDEIEGKRTFDLEEKLTSERFTSDRVKRMEGKDLTFEYIQRGGLRDPIIFEKPDGLGIKMPDPDFSVNDVKIFVGSRRMMDVMDVSTQKGIEMSMAQWRRYYETPPSQRDKLYNVISLEFSHTKLENLVQRPASVDIIDWVDNMWPRHLKERQRDSTNSITDMQYPKVQKYCLMSVQGCYTDFHIDFGGSSVWYHILRGGKVFWLIPPTPQNLELYEDWVLSGKQGDIFLGDKAQDCQRIELKQGYTFMIPSGWIHAVYTPVDTLVFGGNFLHSFNIPMQLNIYSIEDRTRVPAKFRYPFYYEMCWYVLERYLFSLTNTSYLTPDFQKHSLGIGLTRDPSTCESVNGHTQEEDEEEAPSTPGFAGVKVHLTPFELEGLWNLLGKLESLPSQKNCVPAGIHDAPALLHDIRALLKEHANDIPKLSYTGTPIVKWPKRPSWYQPPPPPPPVARPKLSATVVTPRPQKPASSMSVLRRRRVRCKRCEACVRTECGDCNFCRDMKKFGGPGKLKQTCVLRQCLAPGLPLSVVCEICAEGNQEGGEGPVFALTLMECSNCAQIAHPACLKVTGDGVVNTDLPSCWECPKCVLGITDTEVKEDKNKMLHAKRKSSSYLDGRIAKIYRRRGHSRDDDDSGSDDDDDDEGSRGGGGGAGQKMSGPRPRGSGSASRRGYGTGRRGIWRGSSHRGGAGRGSGLAPHSSLKMRRGRGGLGAGRGDREGGRRERGGRVRLRGGTRMQRRRDESEDDDDDDDEEDDDSEEDRQHHHRQRRRRRRTDDDEEDDDEEDSSARDLEGEDEDVADEDEDEEDDENRSDSEPEPPVLLVSDLNDDLLNGSYLTVTLQRPPRAKRHPGSIVPKLEAAMSPRTHGGGPGYVQHKTLGKTRHKNGTVAAGNGLAQPAKNPVGRPPRHRINNPHGDTADRERERDTASHSYSDSSASPTPPPHSSHSPSSLLSLPSFKDVGNEKGGEKEVWVAVFRYLSRAELVSCMAVCKAWYKWSCDKRLWSGVDVSRCPSLSSQAVQGIIKRQPTSLDLSWTPVSKKQITLLIHRLPGLKELMIAGCSWSSMSALSTPSLPCLRTLDLRWAEGVKDTQIRDLVIPPGCDSRSRLRGCVALRLAGLDISDSTLRLILRHMPLLERLDLAHCRDLTDQSICLLTAAGTNTRNTLMEINLAGCNKLTDGCLAYLKRASGLALLDLRGCKGVTLRGCEGFISDLSHCVLFCMTEEKLIQRIS
- the kdm2aa gene encoding lysine (K)-specific demethylase 2Aa isoform X4 is translated as MWPRHLKERQRDSTNSITDMQYPKVQKYCLMSVQGCYTDFHIDFGGSSVWYHILRGGKVFWLIPPTPQNLELYEDWVLSGKQGDIFLGDKAQDCQRIELKQGYTFMIPSGWIHAVYTPVDTLVFGGNFLHSFNIPMQLNIYSIEDRTRVPAKFRYPFYYEMCWYVLERYLFSLTNTSYLTPDFQKHSLGIGLTRDPSTCESVNGHTQEEDEEEAPSTPGFAGVKVHLTPFELEGLWNLLGKLESLPSQKNCVPAGIHDAPALLHDIRALLKEHANDIPKLSYTGTPIVKWPKRPSWYQPPPPPPPVARPKLSATVVTPRPQKPASSMSVLRRRRVRCKRCEACVRTECGDCNFCRDMKKFGGPGKLKQTCVLRQCLAPGLPLSVVCEICAEGNQEGGEGPVFALTLMECSNCAQIAHPACLKVTGDGVVNTDLPSCWECPKCVLGITDTEVKEDKNKMLHAKRKSSSYLDGRIAKIYRRRGHSRDDDDSGSDDDDDDEGSRGGGGGAGQKMSGPRPRGSGSASRRGYGTGRRGIWRGSSHRGGAGRGSGLAPHSSLKMRRGRGGLGAGRGDREGGRRERGGRVRLRGGTRMQRRRDESEDDDDDDDEEDDDSEEDRQHHHRQRRRRRRTDDDEEDDDEEDSSARDLEGEDEDVADEDEDEEDDENRSDSEPEPPVLLVSDLNDDLLNGSYLTVTLQRPPRAKRHPGSIVPKLEAAMSPRTHGGGPGYVQHKTLGKTRHKNGTVAAGNGLAQPAKNPVGRPPRHRINNPHGDTADRERERDTASHSYSDSSASPTPPPHSSHSPSSLLSLPSFKDVGNEKGGEKEVWVAVFRYLSRAELVSCMAVCKAWYKWSCDKRLWSGVDVSRCPSLSSQAVQGIIKRQPTSLDLSWTPVSKKQITLLIHRLPGLKELMIAGCSWSSMSALSTPSLPCLRTLDLRWAEGVKDTQIRDLVIPPGCDSRSRLRGCVALRLAGLDISDSTLRLILRHMPLLERLDLAHCRDLTDQSICLLTAAGTNTRNTLMEINLAGCNKLTDGCLAYLKRASGLALLDLRGCKGVTLRGCEGFISDLSHCVLFCMTEEKLIQRIS